The following proteins are encoded in a genomic region of Phragmites australis chromosome 9, lpPhrAust1.1, whole genome shotgun sequence:
- the LOC133928147 gene encoding uncharacterized mitochondrial protein AtMg00860-like, whose protein sequence is MSFRLTNASAYFMYLMNKVFMDYLDKFVVVFIDDILVFSKDEEEHLRMVLQKLSENQLYVKMSKCEFWLKEISFLCHIISAGGVSVDPSKVKEVLNWKPPQAVSEIQSFLDLAGYYHRFIEGFSKITKPMTELLEEGKEFKWTPARETNFNELKKRLIVAPMPIMPDTQKLFSDIRKGQQEDEKILEIKQLIKGQQEDEKILEIKQLIKEDKALGFMNNEQRMVW, encoded by the exons aTGTCTTTTAGATTAACCAATGCctcagcatacttcatgtaccttatgaataaggtcttcatggattATCTGGACAAGTTCGTGGTTgtgttcatcgatgatattctgGTCTTCTCAAAGGATGAGGAAGAGCATTTGAGGATGGTTCTGCAGAAGCTCAGCGAGAATCAATTGTATGTCAAgatgagcaagtgtgagttttggttgaaagAAATCTCTTTTCTATGTCACATCATCTCAGCAGGGGGAGTATCTGTTGACCCTAGCAAAGTGAAGGAAGTTTTAAATTGGAAGCCACCACAGGCCGTTTCAGAGATCCAGAGTTTTCTGGATTTGGCAGGATATTACCATCGCTTTATAGAAGGCTTCTCCAAGATCACCAAACCAATGACGGAGCTActggaggaagggaaggaatTTAAGTGGACTCCCGCTCGTGAGACCAActttaatgaattaaagaagagaCTAATCGTTGCCCCAATGCCAATCATGCCTGACACACAGAAGCTGTTCTCG GATATACGTAAGGGTCAACAAGAAGATGAGAAGATTCTAGAGATCAAACAACTCATTAAGGGTCAACAAGAAGATGAGAAGATTCTAGAGATCAAACAACTCATTAAGGAGGATAAGGCTCTAGGATTTATGAATAATGAGCAACGAATGGTGTGGTga
- the LOC133928148 gene encoding UDP-glycosyltransferase 73C4-like yields MASAKQSKKLRILLFPFFATSHIGPFTNLAFHLAAARPDVVEATMAVTPANASVVQSVLAPRGLSRSMVEVATYPFPVVDGLPPGVENLSTVTAADAWRIDAAAMNEMLMRPGQESLIRERSPDVLITDIHFFWNVDFAADLGVPCITFHAIGSFPVLAMLHLMLAGVHDATDGVVTVPGFPSPDIRVPITELPEFLRNQQIIDGATNDRFKSAPNRCLGLAVNTFFDLEHGYCEMYVHDGYVKRAYFVGPLSLPLPQATASTGSSQCIDWLDTKPAQSVVFLCFGSLAHVSEAQLRELALGLEASGKPFLWVVRSRAWAPPEGWEERVGDRGMVVAGWAPQTAILAHPAVGVFVTHCGWNSILETIVAGVPVLTWPMVFEQFITERFATEVLEIGERLSPDGAGVRSTRYEENELIPAVAVARAVARFMEPQGAGDAARSRVKELSAKAHAAMEEGGSSHRDLHRLIDALMDARAAAAGTIP; encoded by the coding sequence ATGGCTTCAGCTAAGCAGAGCAAGAAGCTGCGGATCCTGCTCTTTCCATTCTTCGCCACCAGCCACATCGGCCCCTTCACCAACCTCGCCTTCCACCTCGCCGCGGCCAGGCCGGACGTCGTCGAGGCCACCATGGCCGTCACCCCGGCGAACGCCTCGGTCGTCCAGTCGGTCCTAGCTCCGCGTGGCCTCAGTCGTTCCATGGTTGAGGTAGCGACCTACCCGTTCCCTGTCGTGGACGGCCTCCCTCCGGGAGTTGAGAACCTCTCCACGGTCACGGCCGCGGACGCGTGGCGCATCGATGCCGCTGCCATGAATGAGATGCTGATGAGGCCAGGACAAGAGAGTCTCATCAGGGAGCGCTCGCCAGACGTCCTCATCACTGACATACACTTTTTCTGGAACGTCGATTTCGCTGCTGACCTCGGCGTGCCATGCATCACATTCCACGCCATAGGGAGCTTCCCAGTACTGGCCATGTTGCACCTTATGCTCGCCGGCGTCCACGACGCCACTGACGGGGTGGTAACTGTTCCTGGGTTTCCGAGCCCCGATATACGGGTCCCTATTACCGAGCTGCCGGAGTTTTTGAGGAACCAGCAAATAATTGACGGCGCCACAAACGACCGGTTTAAATCGGCGCCGAACAGATGCCTCGGACTTGCTGTGAACACTTTCTTTGATTTGGAGCACGGTTACTGCGAGATGTACGTGCACGACGGCTATGTGAAGCGTGCCTACTTCGTCGGGCCTCTCTCGCTGCCGTTACCACAGGCCACGGCCAGCACGGGCAGCTCACAGTGTATCGATTGGCTGGACACGAAGCCAGCCCAGTCCGTGGTGTTCTTGTGCTTCGGCAGCTTGGCTCACGTCTCGGAGGCTCAGCTCCGCGAGCTGGCTCTTGGTCTAGAAGCCTCCGGAAAGCCGTTCCTCTGGGTGGTCAGGTCTCGTGCATGGGCACCGCCGGAGGGGTGGGAGGAGCGTGTTGGGGACAGGGGGATGGTCGTCGCCGGTTGGGCCCCACAAACGGCAATACTTGCACATCCAGCGGTAGGGGTGTTTGTGACGCATTGCGGGTGGAACTCAATCCTGGAGACGATAGTGGCTGGTGTGCCGGTGCTGACATGGCCAATGGTGTTCGAGCAGTTCATCACCGAGAGGTTCGCGACAGAAGTGCTAGAGATCGGGGAGCGGCTCTCGCCGGATGGTGCCGGGGTGCGGAGCACGAGGTATGAAGAGAACGAGCTGATCCCTGCGGTGGCTGTGGCACGAGCGGTGGCTAGGTTCATGGAGCCCCAAGGGGCAGGGGACGCGGCGAGGAGCAGGGTAAAGGAGCTCTCTGCAAAGGCTCACGCGGCCATGGAAGAAGGCGGCTCTTCTCACCGCGATCTGCACCGCCTGATCGACGCTCTCATGGATGCAAGAGCGGCGGCTGCAGGGACCATACcttag
- the LOC133929162 gene encoding uncharacterized protein LOC133929162, whose product MGLFSWWRGGRRGGGGSTEPRDQQPAAAEGAEAVAAHGAVEVRRRRQALDATVFEFGSAAESGAAVTLAGYCPVSDELEPCRWELVPAAGEGAPQFRIVF is encoded by the coding sequence ATGGGGCTCTTCTCGTGGTGGAGGGGAgggcgacgcggcggcggcggctcgacgGAGCCGCGGGACCAGCAGCCCGCGGCGGCTGAGGGGGCCGAGGCGGTAGCGGCGCACGGGGCGGTGgaggtgcggcggcggcggcaggcgcTGGACGCGACGGTCTTCGAGTTCGGGTCCGCGGCGGAGTCCGGTGCTGCCGTGACGCTCGCGGGCTACTGTCCCGTCTCCGACGAGCTCGAGCCGTGCCGCTGGGAACTGGTGCCGGCCGCCGGCGAGGGCGCGCCGCAGTTCCGCATCGTGTTCTGA
- the LOC133929163 gene encoding 22.3 kDa class VI heat shock protein-like, producing the protein MPGRRAIEVRLQPGGDGAAPKWRMSLLENTFGAFLQQGAGADAAARAVFAEGSLFSPFLLGNFFDPADAFPLWELEPEVLLAALRRGAARTTVDWAETDSEYYLRADIPGGRNCDVEVSGDAMKVIDISGLWRAPPADGWDWRIGRWWEHGFVRRVELPEDAEWRKVEAYFDDGEGSLEIKVPKNGDAHQATA; encoded by the exons ATGCCGGGGCGGCGGGCGATCGAGGTCCGGCTGCAGCCGGGCGGGGACGGCGCGGCGCCCAAGTGGCGCATGTCGCTGCTGGAGAACACGTTCGGCGCGTTCCTGCAGCagggcgccggcgccgacgccgCAGCGAGGGCGGTGTTCGCGGAGGGGTCCCTCTTCAGCCCGTTCCTGCTCGGCAATTTCTTCGACCCTGCCGACGCGTTCCCGCTGTGGGAGTTAGAGCCGGAGGTGCTGCTCGCAGCGCTCCGCCGCGGCGCCGCGAGGACCACCGTCGACTGGGCTGAGACCGATTCCGAGTACTACCTCAGAGCTGACATACCAG GTGGAAGGAATTGCGACGTGGAGGTGAGCGGGGACGCCATGAAGGTGATCGATATCAGCGGGCTGTGGCGGGCGCCTCCGGCGGACGGCTGGGACTGGCGCATCGGCCGGTGGTGGGAGCACGGCTTCGTCCGGCGGGTGGAGCTGCCGGAGGACGCGGAGTGGAGGAAAGTGGAGGCCTACTTTGACGACGGCGAGGGATCGCTGGAGATAAAGGTTCCCAAGAACGGTGATGCCCACCAAGCCACTGCCTGA
- the LOC133929852 gene encoding scarecrow-like protein 32: MEQELRRGGGLREHSSVCFSGALIDGPRIQQLLLHCAAALESNDVTLAQQAMWVLNNIASSQGDPNQRLTSWLLRALVARARRLCGPAGTQVAAVRLPSSGAPRERAMSVTELAEYVDLTPWHRFGFTASNSAILRAVAGRDAVHVVDLSVTHCMQWPTLIDMLSKRPGGPPALRITVPSARPSMSPLLGVSDEELGLRLGNFAKSKGVQLEFNVVKGTTPKKQTLCQDPASVLSDPPSLGLRDGEALVVNCQSWLRHVAPGSRDAFLSTVRALNPCLVTVTDEDADLDSPSLASRIAGCFNFHWILFDALDTSAPRDSPRRLEHEAAVGRKIEGVVGADADADGAELSESGARLAERMRRNGFSGVGFDEEEAAEVRRLLSEHATGWGVKLEEDMLVLTWKGHGAVYTSAWAPT; encoded by the coding sequence ATGGAGCAGGAGCTGaggcgcggcggcggccttAGGGAGCACAGCTCCGTCTGCTTCTCCGGCGCGCTCATCGACGGCCCGCGCATCCAGCAGCTGCTCCTCCACTGCGCCGCCGCGCTCGAGTCCAACGACGTGACGCTGGCGCAGCAGGCCATGTGGGTGCTCAACAACATCGCCTCCTCGCAGGGGGACCCCAACCAGCGGCTCACGTCGTGGCTGCTCCGCGCGCTggtcgcgcgcgcgcgccggcTGTGCGGCCCCGCCGGCACCCAGGTGGCCGCCGTGAGGCTGCCCTCGAGCGGGGCGCCGCGGGAGCGGGCCATGTCGGTCACAGAGCTCGCCGAGTACGTCGACCTCACGCCGTGGCATCGGTTCGGCTTCACGGCCTCCAACAGCGCCATCCTCCGGGCGGTGGCGGGCAGGGACGCCGTGCACGTCGTCGATCTCAGCGTCACGCACTGCATGCAGTGGCCGACGCTTATCGACATGCTGTCCAAGCGTCCCGGGGGGCCGCCGGCGCTCCGCATCACCGTGCCATCCGCCCGCCCCTCCATGTCCCCCCTGCTCGGCGTGTCGGACGAGGAGCTCGGCCTCCGGCTGGGCAACTTCGCGAAGTCGAAAGGCGTGCAGCTAGAGTTCAACGTCGTCAAGGGCACGACTCCAAAGAAGCAAACACTGTGTCAAGACCCGGCGTCCGTCCTGTCCGACCCGCCATCGCTGGGGCTACGGGACGGCGAGGCGCTCGTCGTCAACTGCCAGAGCTGGCTACGTCACGTGGCCCCGGGctcgagggatgcctttctcaGCACCGTCCGGGCGCTGAATCCGTGCCTGGTCACCGTGACCGACGAGGACGCCGACCTGGACTCGCCGAGCCTCGCGTCCCGCATCGCCGGCTGCTTTAACTTCCACTGGATCCTGTTCGACGCGCTGGACACGTCCGCGCCCAGGGACAGCCCGCGGCGGCTGGAGCACGAGGCGGCCGTGGGCCGGAAGATCGAGGGCGTCGTCGgggccgacgccgacgccgacggcgCGGAGCTGTCCGAGTCCGGCGCGAGGCTCGCCGAGAGGATGCGTAGGAACGGGTTCTCCGGCGTCGGgttcgacgaggaggaggcggccgaggTGAGGCGCCTGCTGAGCGAGCACGCGACCGGGTGGGGCGTGAAGCTGGAGGAGGACATGCTGGTGCTCACCTGGAAGGGGCATGGCGCCGTGTATACGAGCGCCTGGGCGCCCACCTAA